From one Streptomyces sp. NBC_01478 genomic stretch:
- a CDS encoding ABC transporter permease: protein MTTTQAPATPPDVRHRGATTGARRTLGRVLVTLARSIAIFVPVFLVATFVTFALRSLSGLSPARIQLGEEATPEAVARVEAQWGLNRPFLVQYADWLGGVLHGQLGTSWTNGADISTLIGLGLGVSLSVAIFALLIGVVAGFTLGTVAALRRTTWIDRAITGFVTVISVMPAFVVGIVLVAVFAVGLHVFPSAGYIPAAQGFGPWLAHITLPAVALSFDVVADVARQLRSSLIAAYRENYVTGAVVRGLSPRRIFFGHVLRNGLGPALATLGLKFPTLVGASVVTEWIFGLQGFGRFANDSAQAGDVPAVQGVLVVSIVLVVVFNLIVNLVLARVTPASQRGV, encoded by the coding sequence ATGACGACGACACAGGCACCGGCCACACCACCCGACGTGCGTCATCGGGGCGCCACGACCGGGGCGCGGCGCACGCTGGGCCGCGTCCTGGTCACCCTCGCCCGGTCGATCGCGATCTTCGTGCCCGTGTTCCTGGTCGCGACGTTCGTGACGTTCGCGCTGCGGTCGCTGAGCGGGCTCAGCCCGGCGCGGATCCAGTTGGGCGAGGAAGCAACTCCCGAAGCGGTAGCCAGAGTCGAAGCGCAGTGGGGCCTCAACCGGCCCTTCCTCGTGCAGTACGCGGACTGGCTGGGCGGTGTCCTGCACGGACAGCTCGGCACCAGTTGGACCAACGGCGCGGACATCTCCACCCTCATCGGCCTCGGCCTGGGCGTGAGTCTGTCGGTGGCGATCTTCGCGCTGCTCATCGGCGTGGTCGCGGGCTTCACGCTCGGTACGGTCGCCGCGCTGCGCCGTACGACGTGGATCGACCGGGCGATCACGGGCTTCGTCACGGTGATCTCGGTGATGCCGGCCTTCGTCGTCGGCATCGTGCTGGTCGCGGTGTTCGCGGTGGGACTGCATGTGTTCCCGTCCGCCGGATACATCCCGGCGGCGCAGGGGTTCGGTCCCTGGCTCGCCCATATCACCCTGCCCGCCGTCGCGTTGAGCTTCGACGTCGTCGCCGACGTCGCCCGCCAACTGCGCTCCAGTCTCATCGCCGCCTATCGCGAGAACTACGTGACGGGCGCGGTGGTACGGGGGCTGAGTCCGCGACGGATCTTCTTCGGGCATGTGCTGCGCAACGGCCTCGGCCCGGCGCTCGCCACGCTCGGTCTGAAGTTCCCGACCCTGGTCGGCGCCTCCGTCGTCACCGAGTGGATCTTCGGACTCCAGGGCTTCGGCCGGTTCGCGAACGACTCCGCGCAGGCCGGTGACGTACCGGCCGTCCAAGGTGTCCTCGTGGTGTCGATCGTCCTGGTCGTCGTCTTCAACCTGATCGTCAACCTGGTGCTGGCGCGTGTGACGCCGGCCTCGCAGCGGGGGGTGTGA
- a CDS encoding ABC transporter permease → MGRRVLSLTSGRIALVILTVIALLALLGPVIAPHDPLATGSDTLAGSSGGHWLGTDYLGRDVLSRLLDGSRVSVLGALEVALTALGVGAIPGILSVYFGRVFEWITLRLTDTLVALPFLLFAVAVVALLGNGITQAMLVTGVLVSPLFYRVARAATLAVARSPYVEAAIVSGASIGWVVRRHVWVKVLPPIAVALAQTIGVGFVIVSSLTFLGIGVQPPAPTWGGLLASDLGYLTQKPWAPLVPALLIMITVWACNLLADAIRDVSGEAGRALVNNRKARAHRLAGTDSDADLAHVHAGGA, encoded by the coding sequence ATGGGGCGCCGCGTGCTCTCCCTGACGTCCGGCCGGATCGCCCTGGTGATCCTGACCGTGATCGCCCTGCTCGCCCTCCTCGGCCCGGTCATCGCCCCGCACGACCCGCTGGCGACCGGTTCCGACACCCTCGCCGGCTCCTCGGGCGGGCACTGGCTGGGGACGGACTATCTCGGCCGCGATGTGCTGAGCCGACTGCTCGACGGCTCCCGGGTCAGCGTGCTCGGCGCCCTCGAGGTCGCCCTCACGGCACTGGGGGTCGGCGCGATTCCCGGAATCCTGTCGGTCTACTTCGGGCGGGTCTTCGAGTGGATCACCCTCCGGCTGACCGACACGCTGGTCGCGCTGCCCTTCCTGCTGTTCGCCGTCGCCGTGGTCGCGCTGCTCGGCAACGGCATCACGCAGGCGATGCTGGTCACCGGGGTGCTGGTGTCCCCGCTGTTCTACCGGGTGGCCCGCGCCGCCACGCTGGCCGTGGCCCGCTCGCCGTACGTGGAGGCGGCGATCGTCTCCGGCGCGTCCATCGGGTGGGTCGTGCGCCGGCACGTCTGGGTCAAGGTGCTGCCGCCGATCGCGGTCGCGCTCGCGCAGACCATCGGTGTCGGCTTCGTCATCGTCTCGTCCCTGACCTTCCTGGGGATCGGCGTCCAGCCGCCCGCGCCCACCTGGGGCGGCCTGCTCGCCTCGGACCTCGGCTACCTCACCCAGAAGCCGTGGGCACCGCTGGTCCCCGCCCTGCTGATCATGATCACCGTCTGGGCCTGCAATCTCCTCGCCGACGCGATCCGTGACGTCTCCGGCGAGGCGGGCCGCGCCCTGGTCAACAACCGCAAGGCGCGCGCCCATCGCCTCGCCGGGACCGACTCCGATGCCGACCTCGCTCACGTGCACGCAGGAGGTGCGTGA
- a CDS encoding ABC transporter ATP-binding protein, with protein sequence MASPSTKVLTEPATSGPAEPVHAPAAPSTPVLSVRDVRISDRAAGREIVHGVDFTLTPGSSVGIVGESGSGKTLTCRATLGILPAHFEVTAGSIEIDGQDISGLSSDRWTALRGATISAVFQDPASYLNPSIRVGAQIAEVLRVKKGLKRREARRRTIELLHAVHLRDPELVSTQYTFELSGGMLQRVLIAAAIAADPRVLIADEATTALDVTVQAEILDLLADLRERTGLALVLVSHDLAVVAQLCDEVLVMRQGEVVEQGPTHEVLHNPRHEYTRLLIAEHEQYGLDKFLAAEVTEVAEAEA encoded by the coding sequence ATGGCCAGTCCCTCCACGAAGGTCCTGACGGAACCCGCGACGTCGGGTCCCGCGGAACCCGTCCACGCGCCGGCCGCCCCCTCGACGCCCGTCCTGTCCGTACGCGACGTCCGCATCAGCGACCGGGCGGCCGGACGGGAGATCGTCCACGGCGTCGACTTCACGCTCACACCCGGCAGTTCCGTCGGCATCGTCGGCGAGTCCGGCAGCGGCAAGACCCTCACCTGCCGGGCCACGCTGGGCATCCTGCCCGCCCACTTCGAGGTCACCGCGGGCTCGATCGAGATCGACGGCCAGGACATCTCCGGCCTCTCGTCGGACCGGTGGACGGCCCTGCGCGGCGCCACGATCAGCGCGGTCTTCCAGGACCCGGCGTCGTATCTCAACCCCTCGATCCGGGTGGGCGCGCAGATCGCCGAAGTCCTGCGCGTCAAGAAGGGCCTCAAGCGCCGCGAGGCACGCCGGCGGACGATCGAACTGCTCCACGCCGTGCACCTGCGCGACCCGGAGCTGGTCTCCACCCAGTACACCTTCGAGCTCTCCGGCGGCATGCTCCAACGCGTCCTCATCGCGGCCGCGATCGCCGCCGACCCGCGCGTCCTCATCGCCGACGAGGCCACCACCGCGCTCGACGTCACCGTCCAGGCCGAGATCCTCGACCTGCTGGCCGATCTGCGCGAACGCACCGGGCTGGCGCTGGTCCTGGTCTCCCACGACCTGGCCGTCGTCGCCCAGCTCTGCGACGAGGTCCTCGTCATGCGGCAGGGCGAGGTGGTCGAACAGGGCCCGACGCACGAGGTGTTGCACAACCCGCGGCACGAATACACCCGGCTGTTGATCGCCGAGCACGAGCAGTACGGCCTGGACAAGTTCCTCGCCGCAGAGGTCACCGAGGTCGCGGAGGCGGAAGCATGA
- a CDS encoding ABC transporter ATP-binding protein produces the protein MSTEHTDPVLEVTDLEVHYGLRRRRRRALHGVSLSIAPGETVGIIGETGSGKSTLARAALGLVRASAGSIVIDGEEVGAYGHRQWRALRRRGVIQYVFQDPLRSLDPDVTIETSLAEPLLIQGVSRQEAATRVRAFLDRVRLSEELLDRLPGELSGGQRQRVAVARALVTEPRLVILDEPVSALDSANRVQILQILKELRADGVALVFISHDLGSVAGVADRIAVLYQGELVEVGAAADVINQPRHVYTRLLVRSAPTLHSAAADRAEREALRALLHV, from the coding sequence ATGAGCACAGAGCACACCGACCCCGTCCTCGAGGTCACCGACCTGGAGGTGCACTACGGCCTCCGTCGACGCCGCCGCCGTGCCCTGCACGGTGTCTCGCTGAGCATCGCGCCGGGCGAGACCGTCGGGATCATCGGCGAGACCGGCTCCGGCAAGTCGACGCTCGCACGGGCCGCGCTCGGCCTGGTGCGCGCCTCGGCCGGGTCGATCGTCATCGACGGCGAGGAGGTCGGCGCGTACGGCCATCGCCAGTGGCGCGCGCTGCGGCGCCGAGGGGTGATCCAGTACGTCTTCCAGGACCCGCTGCGCAGTCTCGACCCGGACGTGACGATCGAGACGTCCCTGGCAGAACCGCTGCTCATCCAGGGCGTGTCCCGGCAGGAGGCGGCGACGCGGGTGCGCGCGTTCCTGGACCGGGTCCGGCTCTCCGAGGAGCTGCTCGACCGGCTGCCGGGCGAGTTGTCCGGTGGCCAGCGTCAACGCGTCGCGGTGGCGCGGGCGTTGGTGACCGAGCCGCGGCTGGTCATCCTCGACGAACCGGTCAGTGCGCTCGACTCCGCCAACCGCGTGCAGATCCTCCAGATCCTCAAGGAACTCCGCGCCGACGGCGTCGCCCTCGTCTTCATCTCGCACGACCTCGGGTCCGTCGCCGGGGTCGCCGACCGCATCGCCGTCCTCTACCAGGGCGAGTTGGTCGAGGTCGGCGCCGCCGCCGACGTCATCAACCAGCCGCGGCACGTCTACACGCGCCTACTCGTCCGCTCCGCGCCGACCCTGCACAGCGCGGCAGCCGACCGCGCCGAACGCGAGGCCCTGCGCGCCCTGCTGCACGTCTGA